Proteins encoded within one genomic window of Plasmodium cynomolgi strain B DNA, chromosome 11, whole genome shotgun sequence:
- a CDS encoding hypothetical protein (putative) gives MFKFLHDIDVAKRKLLNTINNKLALPNEDDECLFPGDEQTMSRALGEGECSLPRKGHPPNGEEDGEGDGEEGDQDDSSESDKDDSSEFDKDDSSESDQDNSNESSESRESDEDDSVGSSGDNLSESDGDAKRRVLNRHEETDAREENGKREDEDGVVASGGAVCRRKDAAPMCAPPQGRREKKKKARKGQPLQGQPLQGQSLQGSERRENGSVIAIRSEVSTEVGAIPVAQPIRGGREGSERDERDERGERGECSKRGSRAMPSNEAEVDETKKSYPPKLKKETKKRKKKNGKDGTNILAEPTIYNSLKQEVAKNLCCKIESKKYDEVVKQMILLRELFSEGANSMMDPEMGQSTERNCSREQHRKLAEQCATKICELVLGDRRQPFGKPPLVRSGGEKDDKKEKKEKDDKKEKDDKREKDFKHEKDGELLTNDAKEKTKNEKEIIELKRRNKILSDINERQTKQLLQLSCQLSSNIKSDSEKSEQNYMSARVDSMERELTQLKGEVAMLEEMASDKNVHVKKNYELGCLIKSLEASLQKKSHLCVSLWREKQELQERDALEELSRKVKNYKFFLDEWKSLSVRNKTKKDAELKETKKLLSQQVAKNEMLEKKYQTLLEKMRLLDRGADADKGNNDMGTGMGNVTDGGIRCEGSHQDDGVCPQTKELIDEVNFLAREVDKLREDQLLLQEDVKKKSTIIVHLIKKHALSEQHFRLDNSLPILNNKLTYDEIRKIMEETLIENIRLRSDLVTLAKCVKGDSAGSCVGQDNPGE, from the exons ATGTTTAAATTCCTGCACGACATAGATGTGGCGAAGAGGAAGCTCCTAAACACCATTAACAACAAATTGGCACTCCCCAACGAAGACGATGAGTGCCTGTTCCCTGGGGATGAACAAACTATGAGCCGCGCACTGGGGGAAGGGGAGTGCTCGCTCCCAAGAAAGGGGCACCCTCCAAACGGAGAGGAGGATGGAGAGGGGGACGGTGAGGAGGGAGACCAGGACGACTCAAGCGAGTCTGACAAGGACGATTCGAGCGAGTTTGACAAGGACGATTCGAGCGAGTCTGACCAGGACAACTCAAACGAATCAAGCGAATCACGCGAATCTGACGAGGACGACTCAGTCGGGTCCAGTGGTGACAACCTTAGCGAATCCGACGGTGATGCGAAAAGAAGGGTGCTAAATAGACATGAGGAGACTGACGCACGTGAGGAGAACGGAAAAAGGGAGGACGAAGATGGAGTGGTTGCTTCCGGAGGGGCGGTGTGCAGAAGAAAGGATGCTGCTCCGATGTGTGCGCCTCCGcaggggaggagggagaagaagaaaaaggcgcGGAAGGGGCAGCCGCTCCAGGGGCAACCGCTCCAGGGGCAGTCTCTCCAGGGGAGTGAAAGACGCGAAAACGGCAGCGTAATCGCCATCCGCAGCGAAGTTAGCACGGAGGTGGGAGCCATTCCGGTTGCTCAACCAATCAGAGGAGGCAGAGAAGGCAGTGAACGTGACGAGCGTGACGAGCGTGGCGAACGTGGCGAATGCTCTAAACGGGGCAGCCGCGCCATGCCGAGTAACGAAGCTGAAGTggatgaaacaaaaaaaagctaccCCCCCAAGTTAAagaaggaaacgaaaaagaggaagaaaaaaaacggaaaagatGGCACAAACATCCTTGCAGAGCCTACCATTTACAACAGTCTCAAACAAGAAGTAGCAAAAAATCTGTGTTGCAAAATAGAGAGTAAAAAGTATGACGAGGTGGTCAAGCAAATGATCCTGTTAAGAGAACTGTTCAGCGAAGGGGCAAACTCGATGATGGACCCTGAGATGGGCCAGTCCACAGAAAGGAACTGCTCGCGTGAGCAACATAGGAAGCTGGCAGAACAGTGCGCCACAAAGATATGCGAGCTGGTACTTGGCGATAGGAGGCAGCCGTTTGGGAAGCCCCCCCTAGTTCGcagtgggggggagaaagacgacaaaaaggagaaaaaggagaaagacgacaaaaaggagaaagacgacaaaagggagaaagacTTCAAGCACGAGAAAGACGGGGAACTCCTAACCAACGatgcaaaggagaaaacaaaaaacgaGAAAGAAATAATTGAACTGAAACGGAGAAACAAAATCCTTAGCGACATAAACGAGAGACAAACGAAACAGCTGTTGCAGCTATCGTGTCAGTTGTCCTCTAACATAAAAAGTGATtctgaaaaaagtgaacagaaCTACATGAGTGCTAGGGTTGACTCCATGGAGAGGGAGCTAACTCAGTTGAAGGGAGAAGTAGCTATGCTGGAAGAAATGGCAAGTGATAAAAACGtacatgtgaaaaaaaactacgaATTAGGATGTCTTATAAAATCGCTGGAAGCCTCTTTGCAGAAGAAGTCCCATCTGTGTGTTTCCCTTTGGAGAGAGAAACAAGAACTACAGGAACG AGATGCCCTGGAGGAGCTCTCGCGAAAGGTAAAgaattacaaattttttttagacgAATGGAAGTCTCTCTCTGTtagaaacaaaacaaaaaaagacgcGGAAttgaaagaaacaaaaaaactgCTATCACAACAggttgcaaaaaatgaaatgctagaaaaaaaatatcaaactcttttggaaaaaatgagattgCTTGACAGGGGTGCAGATGCAGACAAAGGTAATAACGACATGGGTACTGGAATGGGTAACGTCACAGACGGAGGGATACGTTGTGAAGGGAGTCACCAGGATGACGGGGTCTGTCCCCAAACGAAGGAACTCATAGAcgaagtaaattttttagcaaGAGAAGTCGACAAGCTGCGAGAGGACCAGCTCCTTCTGCAGGAGGacgtgaaaaagaaaagcacgATTATCGTGCACCTTATAAAGAAGCACGCCCTCAGCGAGCAGCATTTCAG ATTAGACAACAGCCTCCCCATACTCAACAACAAGCTGACGTATGACGAAATCAGGAAGATAATGGAGGAGACCCTCATTGAAAATATTCGGCTTCGCTCAGATTTAGTGACCTTGGCCAAGTGTGTCAAGGGAGACAGCGCTGGGTCTTGTGTGGGACAGGACAACCCTGGTGAGTAG
- a CDS encoding citrate synthase-like (putative), protein MDVRDLCRRVTFDEVIFLLLRKRLPNESELKGAKCYVQNEFGRFCERNVLQMGKLLQTSDPLELIRIALLQLSHQAEAEAEVGAEAESHSGDDPVFNYLKILAASMKLLLRWDHHSQLVSPPMQDYADLSSFLIDAYPMGGREKDSQGRSKQQDGAEDINGSLGSNEPKGKVVTPHLWRGEKIKLLNAFLLCMCEQGINENTFFVRMLSSVQHHNYFSLCISASTFYIDAFRNVDLCHSLDAFLRFVVPSIGSTKQGEHSQLRKHREPEGVQLRQGDHLDDAIGAPPPPNVDFFFHKGNSYREKNAIIKAHLTEYCNNTCQNNLQCLKHFEQVEEFFLKNQNRYASCYYYPLLIFHILSLPLPLLPSVFFIMRLLSFTAHRQEQIGNNKLVKYAGVYKRSRKSKIPSWALQCRCYYCHYCHYCSI, encoded by the exons ATGGACGTGCGGGACCTGTGCAGGCGGGTTACATTCgatgaagtaatttttttgctcctaCGTAAGCGATTGCCAAACGAAAGTGAATTAAAAGGAGCAAAGTGTTACGTCCAAAATGAGTTCGGCCGATTTTGCGAGAGGAATGTCctacaaatgggaaaactgCTTCAGACTTCGGACCCCTTGGAGCTGATACGGATAGCCCTACTACAGCTTTCCCACCAAGCAGAGGCAGAAGCAGAGGTAGGAGCAGAGGCAGAATCACATAGCGGCGATGATCCCGTTTTTAATTACCTCAAAATATTGGCTGCATCTATGAAGTTACTCCTGAGGTGGGATCATCATTCCCAGCTGGTCTCTCCACCCATGCAGGACTACGCAGATTTGAGTTCCTTCCTCATCGATGCGTATCCcatgggggggagagaaaaggaTTCCCAGGGTAGAAGCAAACAACAGGATGGTGCAGAAGATATTAACGGTTCACTTGGGAGTAATGAACCCAAGGGGAAGGTCGTAACTCCCCATCTgtggaggggagaaaaaatcaaactgCTAAATGCCTTCCTCCTATGCATGTGCGAACAGGGAATAAATGAGAATACCTTCTTCGTCCGCATGCTCAGTAGTGTACAGCACCACAATTATTTCAGCTTGTGTATCTCGGCTAGTACGTTCTACATCGATGCATTCAGGAACGTTGATCTGTGCCACTCCTTGGATGCCTTCCTCAGATTTGTGGTCCCTTCGATAGGGAGCACTAAACAGGGTGAGCATAGCCAGCTTCGTAAACACCGAGAACCAGAAGGGGTACAACTTCGACAGGGAGATCACTTGGACGACGCGATCGGAGCACCTCCACCCCCGAAcgtcgattttttctttcacaaGGGAAACTCttacagagaaaaaaatgccatcaTTAAAGCACACCTGACCGAGTACTGCAACAACACATGTCAGAATAACCTCCAGTGTCTAAAGCATTTCGAGCAAGtggaagaattttttttaaagaatcaAAACAGATATGCCTCCTGCTACTACTACCCCCTTTTGatatttcacattttaagtCTACCCCTTCCTTTGCTACCATCTGTTTTCTTCATAATGAGGCTACTCTCCTTCACGGCTCATCGGCAGGAACAAATTGGCAACAATAAGCTGGTGAAGTATGCAGGGGTTTAC AAGCGAAgcaggaaaagcaaaattccAAGCTGGGCTCTTCAGTGTCGCTGCTACTACTGCCACTACTGCCACTACTGCTCCATA